In Phoenix dactylifera cultivar Barhee BC4 unplaced genomic scaffold, palm_55x_up_171113_PBpolish2nd_filt_p 001576F, whole genome shotgun sequence, a genomic segment contains:
- the LOC103706764 gene encoding thioredoxin-like 3-1, chloroplastic, whose translation MAASAANPNILCSDLCFREQGIHASNGGGGGCCSLVAVNGGGFPASSGVRSGRRRPRGEVKAGLFWQQDVSRPTSIEMEAIAGVEELDEILRLSQERSQPIVIDWMAAWCRKCIYLKPKLEKLAAEYHPRVKFYYVDVNKVSQELVKRGNISKMPTIQLWKDGEMKAEVIGGHKAWLVMDEVREMIQKNI comes from the exons ATGGCAGCCTCGGCAGCGAATCCTAACATTCTCTGTTCTGATCTCTGCTTCAGAGAACAGGGGATCCACGCATccaacggcggcggcggcggatgcTGCTCGCTGGTGGCGGTGAACGGCGGAGGATTCCCCGCGTCCTCCGGAGTGAGGAGCGGGAGAAGGAGGCCGAGAGGAGAGGTAAAGGCGGGGTTGTTCTGGCAGCAAGACGTGTCGAGGCCGACATCGATCGAGATGGAAGCCATCGCCGGAGTGGAAGAGCTGGATGAGATCCTCCGTTTGTCGCAGGAGCGCTCTCAGCCCATCGTCATCGACTG GATGGCTGCTTGGTGTCGAAAATGCATTTATTTGAAGCCCAAGTTAGAAAAGCTGGCAGCAGAATACCACCCAAG GGTTAAATTTTATTATGTGGACGTAAACAAAGTTTCTCAAGAACTGGTGAAGCGAGGGAACATTTCT AAAATGCCAACCATTCAG CTATGGAAGGATGGAGAAATGAAAGCTGAAGTAATTGGAGGCCATAAAGCATGGCTAGTAATGGATGAGGTCCGGGAgatgattcaaaaaaatatttga